Proteins encoded in a region of the Anopheles ziemanni chromosome 2, idAnoZiCoDA_A2_x.2, whole genome shotgun sequence genome:
- the LOC131286700 gene encoding uncharacterized protein LOC131286700, with protein MKAIEAKIVVLGSQGVGKTSLVVRYVSNVYTKEISPTIGASFFTCKVNLEDFKVKMQVWDTAGQERFKAMAPLYYRNANAALLVFDLTQYNSFNEIKGWVQELQRNVQEPMVLSLVGNKLDLEEKRAVSREEAMLYANSIGGNYFETSALHDQGIEQVFISIAVGLIKLSGEDVCSSLKRYESNDSLVLSGYSTRVNGVVQMGIPVENDSILSDGMGRLETPSWSRDHIAHGDEQRVGWCCY; from the exons ATGAAAGCGATCGAAGCGAAAATTGTCGTGCTCGGTTCGCAAG GTGTTGGCAAAACGAGCCTTGTCGTGCGGTATGTTTCCAATGTATACACCAAAGAAATATCGCCCACGATTGGGGCCTCCTTCTTCACCTGTAAGGTCAATTTGGAAgactttaaagtgaaaatGCAA GTCTGGGATACGGCCGGTCAGGAACGGTTCAAGGCAATGGCACCGCTGTACTACCGGAATGCAAACGCTGCCCTGCTCGTTTTCGATCTGACGCAATACAATTCCTTTAACGAAATCAAGGGCTGGGTACAAGAACTGCAGCGCAATGTGCAGGAACCTATGGTACTATCGCTTGTCGGCAACAAGCTTGACCTGGAAGAGAAACGAGCGGTCTCCCGGGAAGAAGCTATGCTGTACGCAAACTCGATCGGGGGCAACTATTTTGAGACATCAGCATTACACGATCAG GGTATAGAGCAAGTGTTTATATCAATAGCGGTAGGATTAATAAAACTCTCTGGAGAAGACGTATGCTCGTCCCTGAAACGATACGAATCAAATGACTCCCTCGTTCTTTCCGGATATTCGACTC GTGTAAACGGGGTCGTGCAGATGGGCATTCCAGTGGAAAATGACAGCATACTAAGTGACGGCATGGGCCGCCTCGAAACGCCTTCATGGAGCAGGGACCACATAGCACACGGGGACGAGCAACGTGTCGGTTGGTGTTGCTACTGA
- the LOC131294625 gene encoding TBC1 domain family member 31, with product MAVNISSVVKHGKAGFKFSSACDDILLNIHHTVDNNSDGIILRIRFTAAGFSANNERLIAVDHRENVFVFDLIGQKYWLLLEKLKKITVIEGLSGGNLVACANKEGMVYVVDIALPASVLGLTQSPDPVPFNPHLKPQKCDNMTNSRYLLVNGQQCAKVYQADGFTEVSSLNYGFTSHSAVQLKEWHWFSGPNGPSLISYSASGIIKAYRINFTLIKELNVTRLIGLYLKNTSAQMIEFEPTVNAAGGDVSAARVSDADKMGRVIKRITEDSPNGFIKAAQVSADGRYYALLCSNNSLAFLALESWLVCRVVAFSNLFITRYAFLPIASSSTTGSLQRPYPLVSIALVAQTVDNDLVLLNFGQCNRKHPPTLFPLAMRNRALRSGKSKCYKFCPAPNGRMLANVLTSGEVLLHNLDAYLQSNTASPAVSVGILPGTGKLAPGVTGRSHPNYYGKNLLIGSATSSSSSVTLSGTGGGNRQKVKIERQMDAIHSEIAKTLPKERLLPIVKEYGEYPAKHRPTIWRTLLELPSDAESFGALLQRGHHPCVASLDERRFPSQDSRTVRNVKKIVSCLAHWCPVFGLIDYLPYFVFPFVRQHPNDALVAFETVATVLLNQCQLWFEFAPLEPWNYLAMVENVLAEFEPRLMSFYRSHSIASRAYTLPLMETAFSRCFLADRWACLWDHVLSNEPYFPVFLIAAYNAVHRGALMGTCSGTGTGTPSMNEESITNFFHQSSSVDVRRVVRRAYDLMERCPDAIHPRNYFKSFVPLSAPYPCAAMQRETLIDSGTSGRTVYHSAGNNAIDFTRPRRETPSSEGGTSMDVYWPSSSATEGYVNFCNFPKTLTDVRCTETNALQAEHRRLEVKIIELEKLEHSLKDRMVNNLIRQEHEQRVKKVEQNFEEAISREEERIEMQRKLLLLHRKQLRERESELSFDLHNANLINDATVRERELEGLLKKLQRERQREETDLLFAEEDIKLKELELLARYRSETVPPPALGSATSDGYRRSDHPRYQQALEQLAVQKQKLYDEIDRTYSSLGMPTGSNEYTYRTVTELRKVASVASNERYPSKVRNHPVKLQQTAESRPIHAVTSQVKLYKDAIQHMEEQVKVLQRLKNDSFHQLVPSLELPRSHWNNPNGPGCYRETAWIAIGSASSSPTSLAINHCQQFGRE from the exons ATGGCAGTAAATATAAGCAGTGTCGTGAAACACGGGAAAGCCGGGTTTAAATTTAGTTCAGCCTGCGATGA CATCTTACTGAACATCCATCACACGGTCGATAACAACAGCGATGGCATCATCCTCCGAATACGGTTCACAGCGGCTGGATTCAGTGCCAATAATGAGCGGTTGATTGCTGTCGATCACAG GgagaatgttttcgtttttgattTAATTGGTCAAAAATATTGGCTACTATTGGAGAAGCTTAAAAAAATAACCGTGATTGAAGGACTTTCTGGTGGTAATTTGGTAGCGTGTGCCAATAAGGAGGGAATGGTATACGTCGTAGACATAG cacTTCCGGCAAGCGTCCTAGGTCTCACACAATCCCCTGACCCTGTTCCATTCAATCCACATTTGAAGCCTCAAAAATGTGACAATATGACCAACTCTCGGTATTTGCTAGTAAACGGTCAGCAATGTGCCAAAGTGTATCAAGCTGATGGGTTTACGGAAGTTTCTAGCCTGAACTACGGGTTTACGTCGCATAGTGCGGTGCAGCTGAAAGAGTGGCACTGGTTCTCCGGGCCAAACGGACCATCCCTAATTAGTTACAGTGCCAGCGGTATTATCAAAGCGTACCGGATTAACTTCACACTTATCAAAGAACTGAACGTGACTCGCCTTATCGGGCTTTACCTTAAGAATACTTCAGCACAAATGATCGAATTTGAGCCTACGGTtaatgctgctggtggtgatgtATCTGCTGCCCGCGTATCAGATGCAGATAAAATGGGTCGTGTGATAAAACGTATTACGGAGGATTCCCCTAATGGATTCATAAAGGCGGCACAAGTTTCCGCAGACGGCCGTTACTATGCGCTACTGTGCAGCAACAATTCGTTGGCTTTTTTGGCTCTCGAATCATGGCTCGTATGCCGCGTGGTTGCATTTTCCAATTTGTTTATCACGCGGTATGCATTCCTTCCGATCGCATCGAGTAGTACCACCGGCTCCCTCCAAAGGCCCTATCCTTTGGTATCGATTGCACTCGTTGCACAAACCGTTGATAATGATTTAGTGCTGCTGAATTTCGGCCAATGCAACCGTAAACACCCACCCACACTGTTCCCCCTGGCCATGCGCAATCGAGCGCTCCGGTCAGGAAAGAGTAAATGCTATAAATTTTGTCCAGCTCCCAACGGGCGAATGCTTGCGAATGTGCTTACGAGTGGCGAGGTATTGCTGCACAATTTAGACGCTTATTTGCAGTCGAACACTGCTAGCCCAGCGGTCAGTGTGGGTATACTTCCGGGCACGGGAAAACTGGCCCCAGGTGTTACCGGCCGATCGCATCCAAATTACTACGGCAAAAATTTACTTATCGGCTCAGcaacgtcgtcgtcctcgtcggtaACACTTTCGGGTACAGGCGGTGGAAACCGGCAAAAAGTTAAAATTGAACGTCAAATGGATGCCATCCATTCGGAG ATAGCAAAAACGTTACCGAAGGAACGGCTTCTTCCGATCGTGAAGGAATATGGCGAATATCCGGCAAAACACCGGCCAACCATCTGGCGCACTCTACTGGAGCTGCCATCCGATGCAGAAAGCTTCGGTGCGCTATTGCAACGGGGCCACCATCCATGCGTCGCTAGTCTCGACGAACGACGGTTCCCTTCGCAGGATTCGCGCACGGTTCGtaatgtgaaaaaaatcgtatcCTGTCTGGCCCACTGGTGCCCCGTGTTTGGGCTTATCGATTACCTGCCATACTTTGTATTCCCGTTCGTGCGCCAGCATCCCAACGATGCCCTTGTGGCTTTCGAAACCGTCGCCACGGTTCTGCTGAATCAATGTCAGCTGTGGTTCGAGTTCGCCCCGTTGGAACCGTGGAACTACTTGGCGATGGTCGAAAATGTGCTGGCCGAGTTCGAACCCCGGCTGATGAGTTTCTACCGCAGCCACAGTATTGCATCCCGGGCCTATACGTTGCCCCTGATGGAGACGGCCTTCTCCCGGTGCTTCTTGGCCGACCGATGGGCCTGCCTGTGGGATCATGTGCTCTCGAACGAACCGTACTTTCCGGTGTTCCTAATTGCGGCCTACAACGCCGTCCATCGTGGTGCTCTCATGGGCACTTGCAGCGGCACGGGGACCGGAACGCCATCGATGAATGAGGAATCCATCACCAACTTCTTCCATCAATCGTCTTCGGTTGACGTGCGACGCGTTGTACGGCGTGCGTACGATCTAATGGAACGCTGCCCCGATGCCATCCATCCGAGGAATTACTTTAAATCATTCGTCCCTCTCAGCG CTCCCTACCCTTGCGCGGCGATGCAGAGAGAAACGCTCATCGACAGTGGAACTTCTGGGCGTACGGTTTACCACAGTGCAGGTAATAATGCTATCGATTTCACACGACCGAGACGCGAGACTCCCTCATCCGAGGGTGGAACATCGATGGACGTGTATTGGCCTTCGTCCAGCGCGACCGAGGGATACGTGAACTTTTGCAACTTCCCGAAAACTCTCACCGATGTCCGGTGTACCGAGACGAATGCGCTACAGGCGGAGCATCGGCGGCTGGAGGTGAAAATCATCGAACTGGAAAAGCTCGAACACTCTCTCAAGGATCGTATGGTGAATAATCTGATTCGGCAGGAGCACGAGCAGCGCGTCAAGA AAGTGGAGCAAAACTTTGAGGAGGCCATCAGCCGGGAGGAAGAACGGATCGAAATGCAACGGAAATTATTGCTGCTGCACCGGAAGCAGCTTCGCGAGCGGGAGAGTGAACTATCGTTCGATCTACACAATGCCAATCTTATCAACGATGCCACGGTTCGTGAACGTGAGCTAGAAGGTTTGCTAAAGAAGCTCCAGCGGGAG CGACAACGCGAGGAGACGGATTTGCTGTTCGCTGAGGAGGACATCAAGTTGAAGGAGCTGGAATTGCTGGCTCGCTACCGGAGCGAAACGGTGCCGCCGCCGGCATTGGGGAGTGCGACTTCCGACGGGTATCGTCGATCGGACCACCCACGCTACCAGCAGGCACTGGAGCAGCTGGCTGTGCAGAAACAGAAGCTCTACGACGAAATCGATCGG ACATATTCTTCCCTAGGGATGCCCACTGGAAGCAATGAGTATACATACCGTACGGTAACGGAGCTCCGGAAAGTGGCATCGGTGGCCAGCAACGAACGATATCCATCGAAGGTGCGCAATCATCCAGTCAAGCTGCAACAAACTGCGGAATCACGTCCAATACACGCCGTTACCAGTCAGGTCAAG CTCTACAAAGATGCGATCCAGCATATGGAAGAACAAGTGAAGGTTTTGCAAcgattgaaaaatgattct